The stretch of DNA CAAAAATGTGGTTTTAGGATTACTGGCATTGATCGTGACTATTTTAAGCAGCATTATAAAGAAAAAATAATAGAAAATGGTATTGAATGTATGGATATGGTAAGATTAAGCATTAATTTATAATAGTGGATTAAGATAACAATGATAGCTGTTACAGGCGCGACAGGGCACATTGGAAATGTACTCGTCCGCAAACTACTGGCAAGAGGCGAAACTGTAAGGGTAATTATACCCCCATTTGAAGACACCGAGCCTCTTAACGGATTAGAAGTTGAAATAGTTGAAGGCGATGTGCGTGATGCGGATTCACTTATTAAAGCATTTCGTGGCGCCGAAATTGTCTATCATTTAGCAGGTATTGTAACAATATCATCTGGAAATGATGATTTTCTTTACCATGTGAACGTTGAAGGAACAAAAAACATTGTTAACGCCTGTTTAAAAAATAATGTGAAACGCATGGTCTATGTTAGCTCTGTTCATGCCCTTAAAGAACCTCCTCACGGTACAGTAATTGATGAAACATGCGATTACGATCCAGAATGTACAAGGGGAAGCTACGACAGGTCAAAGGCTTTAGCATCTCTTGAAGTGATTAAAGGTATTGACAAAAACCTTGATGCAGTGCTGGTTTGTCCCAGTGGAGTTATAGGGCCTTATGATTACAGAATATCTCAAATGGGACATTTGTTTATTAACTTTATGAAAGG from Methanobacterium veterum encodes:
- a CDS encoding SDR family oxidoreductase; the encoded protein is MIAVTGATGHIGNVLVRKLLARGETVRVIIPPFEDTEPLNGLEVEIVEGDVRDADSLIKAFRGAEIVYHLAGIVTISSGNDDFLYHVNVEGTKNIVNACLKNNVKRMVYVSSVHALKEPPHGTVIDETCDYDPECTRGSYDRSKALASLEVIKGIDKNLDAVLVCPSGVIGPYDYRISQMGHLFINFMKGDLKARVDGAYDFVDVRDVAEGIILACKKGKCGESYVLAGEQISVQDLFLELEKLTGIKAPSLKVPLWLVKAVSKVYPLYYKVTGKEPLFTAYSIEVINSNSKISSNKAFNELGYFPRPIKESIKDSVEWIRKNIDF